In Aquincola tertiaricarbonis, the genomic stretch CGAGACGAAGGATGGCGACTGGGTGGGCTACCAACACGCCGAGCTGTCTGACGTCACAGCAGTGGTGTGCCCGGCAATGGGTAAGCACGGCCTGAGCCACCGGTGGGACGTTCAGCAGGCCGGCGACGTGATCACCGTGACCTGCATCGTCACGCACCGCTCCGGGCATTCGATCACCGTTTCGATGAACGGGCGGCCGGACAACTCGGGCAAGAAGAACGCCATTCAGCAGATCGCTTCCACGGTCAGCTACCTGCAGCGCTACACGCTGATGGCGGCCACCGGCACGGCTGCTGGCGGCATGGACGACGACGGCCGCGGCGCGGGCGAACCCGGCATCGGTGCCACCCCTGCACCGCCGCCGGCCGCCGCGTCCGACTACCCCGACGACAAGTTCCAGCAATACCTGCCCGACTGGCGCGCTTCGATCAAGGCCGGCAAGACGACCGCGGACAAGGTCATCGCGAAGGTTGAAAGCAAGGCCCGGCTTTCTGATGAGCAGAAGGCCCAAATCCGTCAGGCGGCCTGACCGCCAACAGCACGAAAGCACGACATGCACACGCTCAATCTGATTCAGGGCACGCCTGAATGGCACGCCCATCGCGCTACCCACGACAACGCCAGCGACGCGCCGGCCATGATGGGCTGCTCGCCCTACAAGACCCGCCAGCAGCTGCTGCACCAGCGGGCGATGGGCTTGTCCGACGAAGTCGACGCGCGCACACAAGCGCTGTTCGACGAGGGCCACCGCACCGAGGCCCTGGCCCGCTCGCTTGCGGAGCAGATCATTGGCGCCGAGCTCTACCCCTGCACAGGCACCGATGGCAATGGGCTGTCGGCCAGCTTCGATGGCCTGACGATGCTCGAGGACACCGGCTACGAGCACAAGATGCTCAACGCTCGGCTGCGCGAAGCGATGCACGAGGGCTGCACCGGCGAGTCCCTGCCGCTCGACTACCAGGTGCAGTGCGAACAGCAGTGCATGGTTGCCGAGTCGTGCGATCGCATCCTGTTCTTGGCCTCGAAGTGGGACGGCGACCGCTTGGTCGAAGAGCGGCACTGCTGGTACTACCCAAACCCGGAACTCGCCGCGCAGA encodes the following:
- a CDS encoding ERF family protein, with the protein product MNQVMERSDVTAIAHVDERPRALAVQHSPSSVDAGFALVQAAVARGASMDELTKLMELRAKLRAEAAEEAFVGAMASFKAEPLVIVKRKSVGYETKDGDWVGYQHAELSDVTAVVCPAMGKHGLSHRWDVQQAGDVITVTCIVTHRSGHSITVSMNGRPDNSGKKNAIQQIASTVSYLQRYTLMAATGTAAGGMDDDGRGAGEPGIGATPAPPPAAASDYPDDKFQQYLPDWRASIKAGKTTADKVIAKVESKARLSDEQKAQIRQAA